The following proteins are encoded in a genomic region of Leifsonia psychrotolerans:
- a CDS encoding RDD family protein: MAKPPRSDVHENSAQNEFELITGEAVALDVRPAGIVLRGAGTIIDWVAYLLFYLLTLLLIFTVFSDVLDEALGQALAVSALVFSILIVPTLVETVTRGRSLGKLAVGARIVRDDGGAIGLRHAFIRALVGVIEIYMTFGGLAATTALLNSRSQRLGDLLAGTYSQHERVPRLPDPAPGLPAELTVWAQTADVALLPDALSRRIAQFLRQASALTPLSRERLAASLSAEAAPYVSPLPAVPAEVFLAGVQSMRRDREYAALQRQQAQQARLEPVLHGLPYDFPNR; this comes from the coding sequence AAGCCGTGGCGCTCGACGTTCGGCCCGCCGGAATTGTCCTGCGCGGCGCGGGAACAATCATCGACTGGGTTGCCTATCTGCTGTTCTATTTGTTGACTCTCCTCCTGATCTTCACGGTCTTCTCCGATGTCCTCGACGAAGCCCTCGGCCAGGCTTTGGCCGTCTCGGCGCTTGTCTTCTCAATCCTGATCGTTCCGACACTTGTCGAAACGGTGACCCGGGGTCGCTCCCTCGGAAAACTTGCGGTCGGGGCCCGGATCGTCCGCGACGACGGCGGCGCGATTGGTCTGCGCCATGCGTTCATTCGTGCACTCGTCGGTGTGATCGAGATCTATATGACATTCGGGGGCCTCGCGGCCACCACCGCACTTCTCAACAGCCGTTCACAGCGTCTCGGCGATCTGCTGGCCGGAACCTACAGCCAGCATGAGCGGGTGCCGAGACTCCCTGACCCTGCGCCCGGGCTGCCCGCCGAACTCACCGTGTGGGCGCAGACGGCCGACGTCGCACTCCTTCCCGACGCGCTCTCGCGCCGAATCGCGCAGTTCCTGCGTCAGGCTTCAGCGCTCACCCCCCTGTCTCGAGAACGGCTTGCGGCCTCCCTCTCCGCAGAAGCAGCACCGTACGTGTCGCCGTTGCCCGCAGTGCCGGCAGAGGTCTTCCTGGCCGGCGTGCAGTCCATGCGACGGGACCGCGAGTACGCGGCCCTGCAGCGTCAGCAGGCGCAGCAGGCGCGTCTCGAGCCGGTGCTCCACGGCCTCCCCTACGACTTCCCGAACCGCTAA